One window of Triticum dicoccoides isolate Atlit2015 ecotype Zavitan chromosome 5A, WEW_v2.0, whole genome shotgun sequence genomic DNA carries:
- the LOC119304329 gene encoding deSI-like protein At4g17486, protein MRMRVLPAFTFSTAPPPPPSDPPPSAAPAPAPAPPPPATYAVYLNIYDISPINNYLYWFGLGIFHSAVQVHGMEFGYGAHEYATSGVFQVEPKSCPGFNFRRSVCMGTTNMSRAEVRAFLEDLAEDYHGDTYHLIVKNCNHFTADVCKRLTGKPTPGWVNRLARLGSVCNCVLPENIKVSAVRDETAHLEFSDDDLESDTSIIDSDIGDLDHLLTTPNSDVVPPKDKTLTPERDSL, encoded by the exons ATGCGCATGCGGGTGCTGCCGGCCTTCACCTTCagcaccgccccgccgccgcctccatcggaTCCTCCTCCTTCGgctgctccggctccggctccggcgccgccgcctcctgctACCTACGCGGTCTACCTCAACATCTACGACATCTCCCCCATCAATAACTACCTCTACTGGTTCGGCCTCGGCATCTTCCACTCCGCCGTACAAG TGCATGGTATGGAGTTTGGGTACGGAGCCCATGAATACGCGACCAGCGgagtgttccaagtagaaccgaaaAGCTGTCCTGGTTTTAACTTCAGGCGCTCCGTGTGTATGGGTACCACCAATATGTCCCGGGCTGAAGTTCGCGCTTTCCTAGAGGATCTTGCAGAGGATTATCATGGGGACACCTATCACTTGATTGTCAAGAACTGTAACCATTTCACAGCTGACGTCTGTAAGCGTTTGACCGGAAAGCCAACTCCTGGATGGGTGAATCGACTTGCCAGATTAG GTTCCGTCTGCAACTGTGTTCTGCCTGAAAACATCAAGGTTTCAGCGGTCAGAGATGAAACTGCACACCTTGAATTTTCCG ATGATGATTTGGAGTCGGACACATCGATCATCGACAGCGACATCGGTGATCTAGATCACCTCCTCACAACACCAAATAGCGATGTGGTACCCCCGAAAGACAAGACGTTAACTCCTGAAAGGGATAGCTTGTAA